In Desulfomonile tiedjei DSM 6799, a genomic segment contains:
- a CDS encoding efflux RND transporter periplasmic adaptor subunit encodes MNMNKKNILSASVAAIGLVIALVWIQGGFHPKVPAGKTIGLEANAGKFKTEKVEVVQSSGQVSVPGTVWPRETARIAAKVSGYVVELNVDAGDKVTKGQELLRLESKELQERKRQAEAALESAEADLVKAGNDFERYKTLFAKESIAKKDYDDAVARFETAKAAEFRAKAALDEAATLLSYASVTAPFDGIIGERTINLGDLATPGRNLFSVYVPDTLELVAAVGEQYAPYLTVGTPVTVAVPSLNVRQSSTIREVVPIRDEKTRTITIKAPVTGSQGFVPGLYGIVSFNTRESATILVPLSAISTVGQLESVRVLESGKVKIRHVKTGRKMENGKVEILSGLNPGDEIVIE; translated from the coding sequence ATGAATATGAATAAAAAGAATATCCTAAGTGCATCTGTTGCAGCAATCGGACTCGTGATAGCTCTCGTGTGGATTCAGGGAGGGTTTCATCCCAAAGTACCGGCGGGCAAAACGATTGGTCTTGAAGCCAATGCAGGAAAATTCAAAACCGAGAAGGTTGAAGTTGTTCAAAGCTCGGGACAGGTGTCTGTGCCCGGAACGGTGTGGCCCAGGGAAACGGCGCGTATTGCCGCAAAGGTTTCCGGCTATGTTGTCGAACTGAACGTCGATGCGGGCGACAAGGTCACGAAAGGCCAAGAATTGCTTCGGCTGGAAAGCAAGGAATTACAGGAACGAAAACGACAAGCCGAAGCGGCATTGGAAAGCGCAGAAGCGGACCTGGTGAAGGCCGGTAACGATTTCGAGAGATACAAGACGCTCTTTGCAAAAGAATCCATTGCGAAAAAAGACTACGATGATGCTGTCGCACGGTTCGAAACGGCAAAGGCTGCGGAATTCAGGGCCAAGGCGGCTCTGGATGAAGCAGCCACTCTGCTTTCTTACGCTTCCGTAACAGCGCCTTTTGACGGCATCATCGGCGAGCGGACCATCAATCTCGGCGATCTCGCGACACCCGGAAGGAATCTGTTCAGCGTGTACGTTCCGGACACGTTGGAGCTCGTAGCTGCAGTGGGGGAACAGTACGCTCCATACCTTACCGTGGGCACCCCTGTCACGGTAGCGGTTCCGTCTCTCAATGTCAGGCAATCTTCAACCATTCGCGAGGTTGTCCCCATCAGAGATGAAAAGACGCGGACTATCACCATTAAGGCTCCGGTAACGGGATCCCAGGGATTTGTTCCCGGGCTGTACGGGATTGTCTCCTTTAACACTCGGGAGAGCGCGACAATACTGGTGCCGCTTTCCGCCATCAGTACGGTCGGCCAACTGGAATCTGTTCGTGTGCTCGAGTCCGGCAAAGTGAAGATTCGTCACGTGAAAACAGGCCGCAAAATGGAAAATGGAAAGGTGGAGATACTGTCGGGTTTGAACCCCGGAGACGAAATAGTCATAGAATAA
- a CDS encoding FkbM family methyltransferase translates to MIKSILKRTPLYQALRFVRSKRAARTWTPFDKRMLDFYRQYIGPGDLCFDIGANIGNRTKIFLALEARVVSVEPQRDCASLITAAYGNDQKLIVVNKAVGATHGRAELVISDASPLASLSREWIHAVQNSGRFSDYSWSRTQWVDVITLDELIAEHGMPRFIKIDVEGYEYEVLKGLTQPVDTLSLEFTPEFLEQTMMCIKYLKSLGSIELNYSLKESMELCLDKWTNGDAIADILKRFQGDNIMYGDLYVRFLRRLVR, encoded by the coding sequence ATGATAAAGAGCATACTGAAACGTACCCCTTTGTACCAAGCATTGAGATTTGTGCGCAGCAAAAGAGCTGCGAGAACATGGACTCCATTCGACAAGAGGATGTTGGATTTTTACCGACAATATATCGGTCCAGGAGACCTTTGTTTCGATATTGGCGCGAATATCGGTAACCGAACCAAAATATTTCTTGCTCTTGAAGCTCGTGTCGTGTCGGTTGAGCCACAACGCGATTGCGCAAGTCTCATCACAGCGGCCTATGGAAACGATCAGAAGCTCATAGTTGTGAACAAGGCAGTTGGTGCCACACATGGTCGAGCCGAGTTGGTCATTTCCGATGCCAGTCCGCTTGCATCTCTTTCGCGTGAATGGATTCATGCAGTTCAAAATTCAGGCAGGTTTTCAGACTATTCCTGGAGTCGAACTCAGTGGGTGGATGTCATCACTCTGGATGAACTCATAGCTGAGCATGGAATGCCGCGGTTCATCAAGATCGACGTGGAGGGCTATGAATATGAGGTACTCAAAGGTCTGACCCAACCGGTGGACACACTTTCACTGGAATTTACCCCCGAGTTTCTCGAGCAGACTATGATGTGCATAAAATATTTGAAATCTCTCGGTTCCATCGAACTAAACTATTCGCTTAAGGAGTCCATGGAACTTTGTCTGGACAAGTGGACTAACGGTGACGCGATCGCGGATATTCTGAAAAGATTCCAGGGGGACAACATAATGTACGGAGACCTTTACGTGAGATTTTTGCGTCGGCTGGTTCGGTAA
- a CDS encoding response regulator: protein MSSSSKDEGLGKLFNRQHYFFFTAWIVVVFCFGLGEISFVRSAPRSLVSVVFISHCIIAILGLCAIAEVAKREKAFRESEWRFKRLVDGVPFGLAILDSNRTFQHLNPAFGEMFGYSLEEVSHEGVFFLKTCPDADSWETAVSEWQDATRSLPVGATHSAEFLCRSSLGIDKILTFQAVALEGEELIVTYQDITARIQAQEALRQSEIRYRTLVENAPLGIFLCDEQGIVRDRNPALESMLSSADDSHTGRNSWASMFFREGEAAKSILQCLKEGQNTISELKYSFPDDSSVYLRLFLAPFCTSDEKITGVQGLLEDCTEKKLAEMRLEDAHKRASAEARKLRSLIEGMEEGVVFAGPDDIVTEANGWFLRWTDADRASVVGSRLVDCILWDELRPVIQGIMDEYRRGARKTPADVSHEFDSLHLSIRARPIFDNNDYKGVILNLIDVTELAEAKRQAEQADLSKSRFLANMSHEIRTPMNAIIGMAELAQNTELTPVQREYIQTIETSGHSLLAIINDILDFSKIEAGKLQISFVGLSLTDCVCGSVHSLASQAHAKGLELVCRIAPGIPDHLIGDPERIRQIIINLVGNAIKFTHKGEVLVEVEEESRSAHQVLLHFKVSDTGIGIPRQKQKTVFCAFEQADSSTSRTYGGTGLGLAISSQLVELMGGNIWVESSPGKGSVFNFRIPMEIHSAPPEIPVSQDLRTLKGTRVLIVDDNATNRRILVELLIQWGMIPSAVDNGRTALKTLRERYKMGTPFAMVLVDCMMPEMDGFQVSEAIKAIPELASTHIIMLTSALPDYSAEKCRAAGIETCLLKPIHKSNLYSAIHELLSGAKSDSSLEETARRKVRKTERPLRILLAEDNAFNQKVASGMLSGMGHSISVVPNGAEAVEAYTRGGFDVILMDVQMPLMDGFEATAAIRAFEKNGAPRIPIVAMTAHAMAGDRERCLNAGMDGYVAKPISSEELFCALEGIASDAKTAEDVTRQAASGLLDVLDLESLLDAVGGQEALVKEMLDIFREDAPKLLIDLKLAVGSNNFEEIRSTAHSLKGMVGGLGAKYAFDAVSELERIAISSDPVRTEPGLRSVEKELSRVFAALPSEAMRKDGK from the coding sequence ATGTCATCGTCATCCAAGGATGAGGGTTTGGGAAAGCTGTTCAATAGGCAGCATTATTTCTTTTTCACAGCTTGGATAGTTGTGGTGTTCTGCTTTGGTCTCGGAGAGATTTCGTTCGTACGAAGTGCTCCGCGTAGTCTGGTCTCCGTAGTGTTCATTTCTCATTGCATAATTGCGATTCTCGGTTTGTGTGCCATAGCAGAAGTTGCAAAACGCGAGAAAGCTTTCAGAGAGAGTGAGTGGCGCTTCAAGCGCTTAGTGGACGGGGTTCCGTTCGGCCTTGCGATACTTGACAGCAATCGAACGTTCCAGCACCTGAATCCGGCATTCGGAGAGATGTTCGGATATTCTCTGGAAGAAGTCAGTCATGAGGGTGTGTTCTTTCTCAAAACGTGTCCGGATGCCGACTCATGGGAAACAGCAGTATCGGAATGGCAAGATGCCACAAGAAGTCTTCCTGTTGGCGCAACTCACAGTGCAGAATTTCTTTGCCGAAGCAGCTTAGGAATAGACAAGATTTTGACTTTTCAGGCAGTAGCCCTGGAGGGAGAAGAGCTAATAGTCACCTACCAGGATATCACTGCACGGATACAGGCTCAGGAAGCTCTTCGACAAAGCGAAATTCGATATCGGACCCTTGTGGAGAACGCGCCTCTCGGGATTTTCCTGTGTGACGAACAAGGTATCGTTCGAGACAGGAATCCCGCTCTCGAGAGTATGCTTTCGTCTGCGGATGACTCACACACAGGGCGAAACTCGTGGGCTTCCATGTTCTTCAGGGAAGGAGAAGCAGCCAAAAGCATTCTCCAATGCCTTAAAGAGGGACAGAATACTATCTCGGAACTCAAATACTCGTTCCCTGACGACAGCAGTGTTTATCTCAGGCTCTTTCTCGCACCGTTCTGCACGAGCGATGAAAAGATAACGGGAGTTCAGGGTTTACTTGAAGACTGCACGGAGAAGAAGCTCGCAGAAATGAGACTGGAGGATGCTCATAAGCGCGCGTCGGCCGAAGCTCGAAAACTCCGTTCACTGATTGAAGGGATGGAGGAGGGGGTGGTTTTTGCCGGTCCCGACGATATCGTGACAGAGGCAAATGGTTGGTTCCTCAGGTGGACAGATGCTGACAGAGCTAGTGTTGTCGGCAGCCGTTTAGTTGATTGCATTCTCTGGGACGAGCTCCGCCCGGTGATCCAGGGGATTATGGATGAATACAGACGGGGAGCGAGAAAAACTCCTGCAGACGTAAGTCATGAATTCGACTCTCTGCATCTTTCGATTCGTGCCAGGCCCATTTTCGACAATAACGATTACAAAGGAGTGATCCTCAACCTCATTGATGTGACCGAATTGGCAGAGGCGAAGCGACAAGCCGAGCAAGCAGACTTGAGCAAGAGCAGGTTTCTCGCAAACATGAGCCATGAAATACGAACACCGATGAACGCCATCATCGGCATGGCCGAATTGGCACAAAATACTGAATTGACCCCTGTGCAGCGGGAGTACATCCAGACAATCGAGACGTCCGGCCATTCATTATTGGCAATAATAAACGATATATTGGATTTCTCCAAAATAGAAGCCGGAAAACTACAGATCAGCTTCGTGGGCCTTAGCCTGACGGATTGCGTATGCGGTTCCGTGCATAGTCTGGCATCTCAAGCTCATGCAAAAGGTCTTGAACTGGTATGCCGCATTGCTCCCGGTATTCCCGATCATCTTATTGGTGATCCGGAACGAATACGCCAGATCATAATCAACCTGGTTGGAAACGCAATAAAGTTCACTCACAAAGGAGAGGTTTTGGTCGAAGTGGAAGAGGAATCCAGGAGTGCTCACCAGGTGCTTCTCCATTTCAAGGTATCGGACACAGGCATCGGGATTCCCCGGCAAAAACAGAAAACAGTTTTTTGCGCATTCGAGCAGGCTGACAGCTCCACTTCCCGCACTTATGGAGGAACCGGCCTGGGGCTCGCTATCTCTTCTCAGTTGGTAGAATTGATGGGCGGCAATATTTGGGTGGAGAGCTCACCCGGAAAAGGCAGCGTATTCAACTTTCGCATTCCCATGGAGATTCATTCTGCACCGCCCGAGATCCCTGTCTCACAGGATCTTCGGACCCTCAAGGGAACTCGCGTACTCATAGTGGACGATAATGCGACGAATCGTAGAATTCTTGTAGAATTACTGATTCAATGGGGCATGATCCCGTCTGCCGTGGACAATGGTCGGACGGCTTTGAAGACACTTCGAGAGCGCTACAAGATGGGTACCCCCTTCGCAATGGTCCTGGTCGACTGCATGATGCCGGAAATGGACGGTTTTCAAGTATCTGAGGCGATCAAAGCGATCCCCGAACTTGCTTCAACCCATATCATAATGTTGACATCCGCTCTCCCGGACTATTCTGCGGAAAAATGCAGGGCAGCAGGTATAGAGACATGCCTCCTCAAGCCGATCCACAAGTCCAATCTGTATTCAGCGATCCACGAGCTGCTTTCCGGAGCCAAGAGCGATTCTTCTCTTGAAGAGACCGCACGCCGGAAAGTACGTAAAACCGAACGTCCGCTTCGAATCCTTCTGGCCGAGGACAATGCTTTCAACCAAAAAGTGGCATCAGGAATGCTCTCGGGAATGGGGCACTCCATATCTGTAGTTCCAAACGGGGCAGAAGCTGTCGAAGCGTACACCAGAGGAGGTTTCGACGTGATCCTCATGGACGTTCAGATGCCTCTGATGGACGGGTTCGAAGCAACCGCAGCCATACGAGCATTTGAGAAAAACGGTGCTCCCCGAATACCCATAGTGGCTATGACTGCTCACGCAATGGCTGGTGATAGGGAGCGATGCTTGAACGCAGGTATGGACGGTTATGTCGCCAAACCCATCAGCAGTGAAGAATTGTTCTGCGCACTGGAGGGAATTGCATCCGATGCAAAGACCGCTGAAGATGTCACTCGACAAGCCGCATCCGGTCTGTTGGACGTACTGGATCTGGAATCTCTCCTCGATGCGGTGGGAGGTCAAGAGGCTCTCGTGAAAGAAATGCTCGATATCTTTCGGGAAGATGCCCCCAAGCTTTTGATCGATCTCAAGCTTGCAGTGGGATCGAACAATTTTGAGGAAATTAGGTCGACGGCACATTCGCTGAAGGGAATGGTTGGCGGACTGGGGGCAAAATACGCCTTTGACGCCGTTTCTGAACTCGAGCGGATTGCGATCTCCTCGGACCCGGTCCGGACAGAGCCCGGACTGCGCTCGGTAGAGAAGGAACTTAGTCGAGTCTTTGCAGCGCTGCCATCCGAGGCAATGAGGAAAGACGGGAAATGA